Below is a genomic region from Candidatus Binatia bacterium.
CACATGTTTTTGTCGGCTCGCGCATAGCCCGAGGGCGTACCCCCCAATGCGAGCCGGAAGCTGCCCTCGTCAACGACGGCGAGGTCGCCGGTCGGCATGTACGGCACGTCGATCGCATGTCCCGCCCCCGGAAATACGAGTAACTCGTCCCTGAACTTCAGGCCGCTCGCCCTGCGAGCCGCCAAGATCCGATGCGCAAAAACGTCAGACGGCCAAAGCTGGTCGTCGGCGCCCGCCACCAGCAAAAGCGGGCCGGAGATTTTTTCGACCGCGATGGTGCTTTCGGGCTTCGGGGGCGTTGCCAGCGCCACGTATTGAGCGCGAAAAGAAACGGCGCGCTTCGCGGCGCGATCAGCTTTGATTTGTGCTTTTACCTCGGCCGCGATCGGATTGTCGGCATATGACAGCGGCACTCCCGATACCGTCCAAGAAGCGCGCCGCACACCCTGTCGCGTGGAGAATCCCTCAAACACGCTGCTGGAGGGCGCCAACGCTACCACACCTTTGACTAGCGGGTCACGCGCAGCAATCAGCAGCGCCAGCTCCGCGCCTTTTGAATCGCCCACAATTATTAGCGGAAGGTTCCGGGTCTGCGGTTGTTCGCGAACCCAGGCGATGGCGCGCACGACGTATTCGAGAGGAATGTCAGCCAGCTCGGCGGGCAGCCCCTCCATACCAAAATACGCGAGCGCCAAAGTATCGAAGCCATGCGAAGCGATGATCGCGGCGCGGCTCTCATCCGCTCCGCCTTCGGAACCGCCAAGCACGAGGACGACTCCGCGCGCGGTGGCTTCACGCTGAAGGAAAAGC
It encodes:
- a CDS encoding acyl-CoA thioester hydrolase/BAAT C-terminal domain-containing protein, with product MLGGSEGGADESRAAIIASHGFDTLALAYFGMEGLPAELADIPLEYVVRAIAWVREQPQTRNLPLIIVGDSKGAELALLIAARDPLVKGVVALAPSSSVFEGFSTRQGVRRASWTVSGVPLSYADNPIAAEVKAQIKADRAAKRAVSFRAQYVALATPPKPESTIAVEKISGPLLLVAGADDQLWPSDVFAHRILAARRASGLKFRDELLVFPGAGHAIDVPYMPTGDLAVVDEGSFRLALGGTPSGYARADKNMWPKVLAFLDRLCAAAPQTRSPRS